A portion of the Mustela erminea isolate mMusErm1 chromosome 19, mMusErm1.Pri, whole genome shotgun sequence genome contains these proteins:
- the LOC116580077 gene encoding cationic amino acid transporter 3-like, whose amino-acid sequence MNLLCLLSPLHERKLLEIRHFVWFPSPFAPKKELLWCIVGTQFCLSVDLPPPPPTGAASVARAWSSAFDDFIGNQVSQLLKGGFSLQVPHVLATYLDFLALGLVLLLTGLLALGASESALVTKVFTGVNLLVLSIVIFSGFMKGDLHHWQLTEEDYKLAMSASNDTSSLGPLGSGGFMPFGFEGILHGAATCFYAFVGFDCITTTGEEARNPQRSIPLSITISLFICFLAYFGVSAALTLMMPYYQIHPGSPLPQAFLHVGWAPARYAVAAGTLCALSTSLQGTMFPMPRVIYAMADDGLLFRGLTQIHPRTRTPIMATIASGNFAGETPLHLGCGFLDSGGLDEELVLFRFMLPPKHTTALRVGKGSLQPVPETGIVQAPPSLHNPDKTTPTLKSGRIVYACSLLLALLLMILGLILAQWPSHLLSGDPVYTTGAVLLLLLIIGLTFIIWRQPHNPTPLHFKVPALPVLPLLSIFVNVYLMMQMTAGTWARFGIWMVMGFAIYFGYGIRHSLEKDSDQQPPASSSQTLGKNIPSAELA is encoded by the exons ATGAATCTTCTATGTCTGCTCTCCCCACTGCATGAAAGGAAACTCTTAGAGATTAGGCATTTTGTCTGGTTTCCGTCCCCCTTCGCCCCCAAAAAAGAGCTCTTGTGGTGCATAGTAGGAACTCAGTTTTGTTTGTCAGTggaccttcctcctcctccccccacaggTGCTGCCAGTGTGGCCAGGGCCTGGAGCTCCGCCTTCGACGACTTCATTGGGAACCAGGTCTCTCAGCTCCTGAAGGGAGGTTTCTCTCTGCAGGTGCCCCACGTGCTGGCCACATACCTGGACTTCTTGGCGCTGGGTCTGGTGCTGCTGCTTACTG GACTTCTGGCCCTGGGAGCTAGTGAGTCGGCCCTGGTTACCAAGGTGTTCACGGGCGTGAACCTTTTAGTTCTTAGTATTGTCATCTTCTCTGGCTTCATGAAGGGAGATCTGCACCATTGGCAGCTCACCGAAGAGGATTACAAACTGGCCATGTCAGCATCCAATGACACTTCTAG CTTGGGCCCTCTGGGCTCTGGAGGCTTTATGCCTTTTGGCTTTGAGGGGATTCTCCATGGAGCAGCGACATGTTTCTATGCATTTGTTGGTTTTGATTGCATCACCACTACTG GGGAAGAAGCCCGTAATCCTCAGCGTTCCATCCCCTTAAGCATCACAATCTCGCTCTTCATCTGTTTTTTGGCATATTTTGGTGTCTCGGCGGCACTCACCCTCATGATGCCCTACTACCAGATTCATCCCGGCAGCCCCTTGCCACAGGCGTTTCTCCATGTGGGATGGGCCCCTGCTAGATATGCCGTGGCTGCTGGAACCCTCTGTGCTCTTTCAACCAG CCTCCAGGGTACCATGTTCCCCATGCCTCGAGTGATCTACGCAATGGCAGACGATGGGCTCCTTTTCCGGGGACTCACTCAGATTCATCCCCGCACACGCACTCCCATCATGGCCACCATAGCATCTGGAAattttgcag GTGAGACTCCACTGCATCTTGGCTGCGGGTTCTTGGACTCAGGGGGACTGGATGAGGAGCTAGTCCTCTTCCGCTTCATGCTGCCTCCTAAGCATACTACAGCACTCAGGGTAGGAAAAG GTTCTTTGCAACCTGTACCTGAAACAGGAATCGTGCAGGCTCCGCCCAGTCTGCATAACCCAGACAAGACCACCCCAACTCTGAAATCTGGCCGCATTGTCTACGCATGCAGCTTACTGCTTG CTCTCCTGCTGATGATCCTGGGCCTAATACTGGCCCAATGGCCCAGCCACCTGCTGTCTGGAGACCCGGTGTATACCACAGGGgctgtgctgctgctgctgctcattATTGGGCTCACTTTCATCATCTGGAGACAGCCCCACAACCCCACTCCTCTTCACTTCAAG GTTCCTGCTTTGCCTGTGCTCCCACTGCTGAGCATCTTTGTGAATGTTTACTTAATGATGCAGATGACCGCTGGGACCTGGGCCCGATTTGGCATCTGGATGGTGATGG GATTTGCCATATACTTTGGTTACGGGATCCGACACAGCTTGGAGAAGGACAGTGATCAACAGCCACCTGCCTCAAGCTCCCAAACTCTTGGCAAAAACATCCCTAGTGCTGAATTAGCTTAA